The DNA sequence CCCGCTGCCCAACTCTACCTACTCGTCCAACAGCACAATCTGCGACCTCAACCCCGTCCTCTGCGAAGGCAACCCAAACTCGCCCGACCTACCACCTGCACCCATCGGCGATTACATCTGCCACCAAGTCTTTCCCATCGACCTCATCGTCGTAAACTCGCGCTACCCAGAATACGACATCGATCACCTGCACCGATCCCACGACTTCTTCATGCTACGCCGCCAGATCAAAGACCAGGGCGAGATCGCTACACAAGTACAGTTCGAAGGCTTGCCCAAGAATACTTCGAACCTTACCTGCCGACTTGAATTCGTGCTTCCTCGTGAAGATCTGCAGCGCATCTCCGGTCCCAACCCCAGCTTCAACGTGTACCAGGTCGAGCGAGAAACGAGTGCGGTTGCGACGTGGGTTATGTATGAGAATGATAAGAGCGCGTCATTTTTCGGCACTGTCAATGGGGAGGAGGAGGCGCTGCAGAGGACGAGGAGTGTGGGGGGTGTTGCGGCTATCAACAGCACGGCTTGCAATGAGACCATGTCATTTACCATGGCTATGATGTACGACAGCCCGAAGCCGAACTATTGGCAGTTTTCCAATGTCGCGCCTCCTGCATTTCCGGTTCAGGGGTTCAAGATTGTATATGGGTGTTGAGTGATGTGGGTGGGTGAGGTTGTATCCTTTAGTTACCTTGCTTTCGATTTGTATTCAGTAGAGGTATACCCAGTTATTAGAGTGAGATCAACTTGATTCTGTAGTGTACTATCTCTCTGTCCATGTCTAGAATTGGAAGGAGATAATAACGCTAGTCTATAGGAGTCCTGGAAAATAGAGTTGTCCCCGCTTTTTTTCTTAATAGTCAACAACTTTTACACCAAGCATGCGTAAACTTACAAGCAGACTCGTAGATGCTGATAAATACCGACTTCTGGAGTAAGACATCGTACCCCGCCCGCTCCGTACGATCGGTCGAATAAACCTTGTCAGTGTTGGGTCGTCTGAGGATTACCGCCGTCCTCGTGTTGGCATCTGTGCATCTGTGCACCCGCCCAACCCCTTTCGCAAGCTCGTGATACGTTCTAAAATAGGTAAGGTTATCTTCTTAGATATGAAAACTACCAAAGTCTAGATGTTGGGCGGTCTGAAGATTGGAGTACTTAAATCAACCTAGTTGCCCTTGGTCTGCTAACGAAGTACTATCCAACATCACCCCAGTCTTCTTCACAGTACATCAGCCACCAACACAATCCATTACATCTACCTCCTCGCACCACTTGTCGGAATCGCAAGCGCAAACATATACCCAGTCCACGATTTTACAGGGGGCTTCTGCGAACGGACCGCAGCAGTAAGATATAAATGTAACCGTTGTATAGAATAAAGAGCTTAATTTTATAACTATAACTAGGGAAAATATATGGTTCCTGAAAATTACAAGACCCGTGATCTCCTGCTCCAGCTACAGGATTTCTGTAGACACATGCAAGGGACAGGTCAACTAAGAGCGGATACTATCGCTGTTAAAGATCCCCACAAGCCATGTAGACCTATAGCATCCGTCAACGGTGGTAAGGCTAGGGATTTTGGTGTAACTGTAGGTAGTTATCATCTATCCCCCTTCTTCTTTTTTTTTGCTAACAACCAACTTTGATAGTTCCAATGCTGTTAGGGTTAGAGCCACTTTCATTGAAATCTCAAGGACTTTCTAAATTATTTGGAGGGTGGCATGGGGCCATCATTGTCGTGGATCAAAATAGGGAGGGACGACATCTACGTTTACATGGCGAAGTCAACCGCGGTACTCATGTGGAGTTGAACCGTACCATTAGACACAAGCCAACAGCAATTCAATGTCATCGAAAACCTCCGGGTCACCCATCTTATCTATACCGCGATCAACAACTTGCGCGAAATCAAACAGGCCTTGTCTCTTCACGTTCCGTCCCTTGCTCATGTATTCGATTTACGACATGGATCCGATACGATTTCCCCCATGTTTGCGATCGGCGGAGTTTGGACAAAACACGCTTTTCGGGCCGTCGGGTGTGTTTACATGGGGTATCATTCAAATTGTGAACTATTCTTTACACACTAAATACAACTTCTCGTTCCTGCCTTGTCCTCCTCTTGAATGTCCGCATGGAAGCCAtcgtccatctcctcctcccGCCGTCACCATAACCACCCACACTTCAACGCGTCTACGACAACTCGGTAGCCAACTGAGAAACCTGATCCAAAAGCGCCTGATCCTCACCCGCGCCATTAGTAAGAACCTTCTCCTTCAAGTGCTCGACCGTCTTCGCCGGGTCCGTAGGCGGCGTCCCCCTCGCCGTCATAATCCTCGCCATCTGGAAATCAAGGAAGAACTTGGGAACCTTGATAGCGAGACTACCACCCACACTGCGAACACCAGCTTCCGTAGCGAGATAAACGTTAAGCGCGTCCTGGAAAGCAACGTCATTTGAGTCGTCGAGCGGTTCCGCCGTGTTGAAAGTTTCGAGAGCGAAAGCCAGGGGAGATTTTCCCGATTTAGTAAAGTCAATTTTGGAAAAGGTTTGCGAGCCGGAGGTTACGTCGGGCACGTTTTCGACGGTTTTTACGCTGGTGGAACAGGTGACTTTGCTTTTGATCTGGTCGACTACCGCTGCTGTTTCGGCGGGGAGCGTTTCTTTGCCGATGACGAAACAGGCGGCGCCCGCGGCTTGACGGGTGAAGATCATGGATGGGGGCATGGCTTGGGGCATGGCTGCAGCGAGGCCGCTGAGGAGGGTAATAACGGTGATGGCGTTTGTGTACATGTTGATGACTGGCTGGCTGACTAGTTTGTTGATCGATATGACTGAATAGAAGCTAGGTAAAATAATATAGAATATAACGAATGTACCCTAACCGGAGGGCAGGAAAAAAAAGATATAATAGCGACAGACAGGCGACGAGAGCAAGGCAAAGGAGTTCTGGAATGAAACGCCAATGAAGAAGGCAATCCAGTGCGAAGATCGCGTCGCTCTTATAACCCAGCGACGGAAAAGCTATCGTGACCGCCTGGCCAGGCGCCTACGGCTATCAAGGCATCTTCTCGCGGTGTTCCATGTGTCACTAAAGCGTTGCGACACTTTTGACAGGGCTGTCACGTTCTGAAGTTTGGTGTCGCGACGTTGCGGGTTTGAGAAAGTAGCGGCCTGGGAACATTGTCGGTTCGCTTACACCCAAGAGGGTTGCACCGCCGCCGAGGTGTCGGGCCCGTCGTCCAATAAAGCGCGTAGCGTGGATTATTCACGGGGGATCCAGCCATGTTTTCTTCAGGCGAAACACTGTGCTTACACGCCTTGGCGGTGGGAAAACGCAGGAGATGGGGGCAAAGGACTTTTGCAGGAGTTGCTCAATGCCGCTATTTCCGTTCGTTTACGAGCTGGCGGTTTGGAATGACGttggaagaagaaggtcgCAGTGGCGTTTTCGCTATCATTGTCTCGATGGGGTTTAGATTGGTATAGAAAGCTTTGTTTCCGATGTGCGGTATGGCATGTGAAGGGTATAGCATTGTGGTTGGTGAACCATTTGGTGCATCTCCCGTCCGGGTGAGGATCCCACCTGGGCGGAACATTTTCCCAACCCAGAAACATGTCACGATGTCATACCGCACGCATATGCTGTAGCTATCTAAGTTCTTATTTTCTAGTGAAAAGTCTTCATCCAACATGCATGCAGCATCAACTCTGGTATCAATCATATGCACCAACCCAAATCCTCGCTTCGGATCCTGTACTCAAGGAAACGCCATCCCTAAGAGCCCGTCTATGCATATCGAGCGCCCCCGGCGTATTTCAGCTAATGCCCACATGCGCCGTCCTACATATGAAGGTGGGTGCAAAGTTCCGAGAAATAAAAACTAGGTGAAGCTGACAAAAGGAAAATGGTGCCCGCTCAGGCCATGCTAACATGTTGTAAATCCACTTTTGAAATCCAAAACGCAAGAAAAAGGGTATTTGAGTTACACGGTAGTCGTCCTCGGGCTGTGTGCCGGTCGTTCCGTTTTTTCCGCAAGAGAACTCTTGAGCTGGTCACCCGACGTCCGCGGGTGGGTAGGTGACTCTTCGGCAATATCGCTCATGTCTGACGCGCTGTCTGAATCTGACTCTTCCATCTTGAACGCCTCTCGGAAATTTGACGGTGTTATCGTCTGTGATGATACATGTCGCTGCTTTGTGGTGTCGGCAGACAACTTGCGTTGTTTCAAAGTTTCGACGGACAGGGTTCGAGAATGCTCGTTGCTATCGCTCCCTGGAGATAACGCGGCTGCCGTGCCACTGCTGATGATACTACCATCCCGTTCGTCAGCCGAGGCTGCTTCCGACGCCTCTTGAAGTTGTTTCTTGGTCTTCAGACGCTCTTCTGCTGTCATGTTGTGCCAATCAGAACCAAACTGGATAACAGAAGCCTTCTTGCCGTGTACGGTGAAGCTGCCCTTGCTGCGCGCCAGCCCCTCGCTTTCTGTGTTGTCGCTGGCGATTGTCGACGCAGAGTCTCGGCTCTTGTGTCCGCGGCGGTGAGAAGAATTTCCACGGGAATCTCTAAGGGTACGGTGTAGGCTTCTTCGCTGCTTTGTTCGTGACCTAGGTGAGCCTGTAAGAGCAGCGATGGCTTCGTTGTCAGACCCCTGAGCATCTGTTCGAGGGCCTTCCAAGGGCGAGAAATCTGGTGTTTTGGGGTCCAGTTCTTCGGCCTCGCCAGGAGGTGGTGTTGCATACTGGGATCCATGTTCAGAGTCAGAGTCGTAATCAGAGTCGATTGTGCCATCGCCCGTGGTCGATATAGAAGGTCGATGATCAGCAGGATACATCCTTGGAGAGTGTGCGGAAGAGCTGGCAAACGAGCTCCGCCTTTCAGACGTTGTGGGACCAAATGACATTGCAGGAAGATGGAAATGGGCCGATGGATCGCTGGGACTCGACTGTCGAGACGTCTCGGGTGGAGTCCTGAAAGTCTCATCCCCACCAAACTCAGTGTCTCTGGATGACTTTGTTCCTGGCCTAGCTAATGAACCAGGGGACAGCGGGGCAGGTTTGTTGCCACTAGTAATCGAACTCGTCTTGCTAGTCAGTCGCGCCAATCCACCGGCTATGGACGCTTTTCGGGACTGTTGGGGAGAAAGTTGTGACTGTGCTGGTTGTGGTTGAGGTTCAGTGGCTTGTGCTTGTCGTTCGATGAAGCCCTGCCTCTCGTCTTCCAATTCCTGGGCTAGAATGTCGCGATGACACTTCATCCTCCAGATTTCGATGCGCGTCCATTTCAGTTTGGCCGATAACCTACCTGCAGCGTGAATGACGAGCTCGCGCGTTTTCGGTTGTATAGGAGCCAGGATCTGAAGGTGTCTTGCATCCCGTAAGCGTGCTTCCAGTCCTTTGATCGCCTGGGTAAGCTTGTCCTCTGACTCAGTAATGCGAACCTGCATAAGCTCTTTTCGGGCGTCCATCATCTGCTGCGCAAACTGATTGTCAATCTTGCCGCTCTGAACTGCCACATCGCCGCTAGCCGTTGGCACTGTCTTTGTAGAGTGAGAGGATTCCAGACGTCGCATGCCTCGACTCTTTTGCCCTTCATACAATCCACCAATCATGCCTCTTGAACGAACACCCAGTGTTTCAAACGCAGCGGTGTAGTTGAGTACGCCTAGCCATTCGTTCAGGTCCTTTTCACTGTCCGCCAAAAACGTCTCCTCGCCCGACTTGGAGAACATGACAAAGGCATGTTTGTGCTTCTTGTACGTATTGTCCACAAGCGCAACTGCACCATCCATGGGTATGATGTGATCTTGTTTGAAATCTGGCAGTGCAGGCTGGAACACGACAGGGCCCCCATCGCCTCGCTTCAGATGTTGATCATGCTGACTCATGAGGTTCTTCGCCCATGTCGAGTTGCGGAAAAGAGACAGCCCAGACCGGGTCAAAACAGCGCCCCATTCTTGCCAAGGTGATCGTGCCTTTTTCTTCTTGGTATCTTTTCTCCACAAAACTCCAACTTTGGTGACGGGCATTTCCACGATGCCGACCGAGGTGCCCTGCGGGTTCTCCTGCGCGGCTTCCGACATGAAGGCCTCCGGTCTTGATCGAGAGGAGACGATTTGAATTACGCCGTACTTTGAGAACAGCTTGTAGATATTCTTAGTATCTAGTGTGGCGGTGGTTCCGGTGTAGTTGTAGGGGTCGTCTAATTGCATTACGTCGCGGATCGTGGGGCGGAGGGCGTCGAGTTTGCCTTCGAAAATCAACGTATACGGGTCGAGAGGTTCCTTGGATACCTTCTTGGTCGGGTCGGACATTGGCCCTTTGAGTACAGCGGTTCTCTTGCTCTTCTTAGAGGTAATGTTCTTGAGGTCGACCTCGTCCTCGATGTGAATAAAGGGGGTGTAAACGATGTTGTCGTAGAAGCAGCCCAATACGTCAGCCGAAACGCCTTCACAGGATGAGTTCTTGATGTAATCCGGTCTCTGCATCTTCCGcttgttgttcttgttgaAGACGTCGGTGTGAAGGATGATGATGGAAAAGGATATAAAGTACGCTTTGTCTGTATTGTGTTAATAGACTTGAGACGCTGTGCCGGATCGTCATATTTACCTGTGTTAATGTAGATGCCAGGGTTGCATTCGTGGTAGCGATCGGCGAAGCCCTGGAGTACGCGGTCAATCTGCTGCGTCTCCTTTGGTAGCTCAACTTGCATAAGCAGCTTGCGGATGGCCATGTCTATTGGATCACCGAAAAAGGCAAACTTGCGCATATAACTCCGCAATACGGCGAGAAGAAAGGGGTCGTCGGTCTTGCTGAGGTAGCTAGCAACCACACTCTTGTCAAAGTTGTTCGCCTCGATGCGTTCCAGGTATCTACCAGGCGTCTCACCCTCCTCGCGCTCTGGTAGTATAAGGGTTTCACGACTAATGTTCATCGAGTTCTGGTGCGAAGAAAAGGCCGAGTTCCCTAGAAAGCCGTGAGCAGGTGAAGCATGTCTGGGTGAATAGGGCTCGGAGTTCTGACGAAAGCGCGCGCTGAGGCCAAACAAATTGCTGAAACTGCTCCGTCCTGCCGTCGTAGAAGTCGACGTCCTCCCGCTGGGGCCGCCGGGCGGGGTGGGGGAGCCAGCGTCGTCAGAGTGGCCGCCCATTGAGCCCATGGTCGACGAGCGCCCCCGAAGCCCCACACGCGGTTGGCCATTGGCGTTCGGCGACGAGCGAGCGGAACGGGTTGATCGGTACGAGTCGTTGCGAAAGAGAGAGCCTGCACCGGGTGAGGGCAGATTCAAAGCGCCAGCAGCTAGGGCAACTTGCGATGAAGAAGGGACCGGTGGCGTTTGAGTGCCCGGTTCTCCATGCTGGGTGCGACGTGCCGTCAGCGGCGGACTGCCCGTGGGCGAATGCTGGGTAGAGGCAGTACTTCTTGCGCCCGTCGAGGCACGTGGCGTAGCAGGCGCGGTGTCGGGAAACTGCGGGGGCTCGATCTTCATGGGCAATGGGAATAATGATGCACGCTGCTTCCGCCGCCCAAAACCAAAACGCGCCGAGCCAGTCCTTGACGTGTGTGAGGGTCGCGGAGTATGGTCAAAGGAAATGTGTCCGCCGGAGCTTCCATCCGACTTTGAGGATTCCGACTCCCGTGTGGCAGGAGGGGCCAGGGAGCTGGTGCTTTCCGCAGACTCGCGCGACTCGGTAAGCACGTCGGGTCGCTGGCTGCTCGTCGACACCCGCGCACTCTCGTCGTCCAACAGGTTGACCTGACTCCGCCTGAAACTCAGCGGCTTCCGCTTCCTGTCCATGGACTTGCGCAACGTCGACGGCTTCTCGCCCAGTGACGGGTCAAAGGAGCGCCGCCTGAGGGAGAAGTGCTGCATCCTGCTCCTCCTGGGCGTCGGcttttcctcttcttcctgctCTTCCTGCTCTTCCGGTTCCTCTGGTTCGGAGACGGTGGGTGCGGTGGTGATGATTGCGGGCGCTGTCAGGTATACGTCAGTACGGCACGGCACATATATACACACGGGG is a window from the Pyrenophora tritici-repentis strain M4 chromosome 7, whole genome shotgun sequence genome containing:
- a CDS encoding TT-ORF1 domain containing protein yields the protein MYTNAITVITLLSGLAAAMPQAMPPSMIFTRQAAGAACFVIGKETLPAETAAVVDQIKSKVTCSTSVKTVENVPDVTSGSQTFSKIDFTKSGKSPLAFALETFNTAEPLDDSNDVAFQDALNVYLATEAGVRSVGGSLAIKVPKFFLDFQMARIMTARGTPPTDPAKTVEHLKEKVLTNGAGEDQALLDQVSQLATELS